The sequence below is a genomic window from Streptococcus oralis.
GGGTATTGAAAACCCTTGGAGAAATCACTGAGAGGTCCATACATGCAAGCGAAAATAATACTGAATTGGCAGAAGAAAAATCACCAACTTAGTCAGATGATGATCGATAGTCTTGAGGGACTAGATGTTTGGGAAACTATTTTAACACTAGGAAAAGTAAGAAGAGGAACATTATGAACGAAATTTTTAATTTTCACGGACAGGAAGTCCGTACTTTGACAATTGATAACGAGCCTTGGTTCGTTGGGAAGGATGTTGCAGACATCCTAGGATATAGCAAGGCTAGAAATGCAATTGCTCTTCACGTTGATGAAGAGGACGCCCTAAAACAGGGCATCCCTACTAGTGGCGGAACACAGGATATGTTGATTATCAACGAATCTGGGCTCTACTCTCTCATTCTTTCAAGTAAGCTTCCTCAAGCCAGAGAGTTTAAGCGTTGGGTGACATCAGAGGTCTTGCCAGCTATTCGCAAGCAGGGCGGATTTATCCGTGAGGATTTGGACGAAGATGCCTTTATCGCTCTTTTTACTGGTCAGAAGAAATTGCGTGAGCAACAGGCGACCATGCTAGAAGATATTGACTATCTCAAAAGTGAGCAACCGATTCATCCAAGCTATGCTCAGTCGCTACTGAAGAAGCGCAAGGCTCGGGTTGTGGCTTGCTTGGGTGGTATTGACAGTCCAGCTTACGCTGATAAGATTTTCGCTCAGTCGGTATTTAGACAAGCTGAGATTGACTTTAAAGACCACTTCAACATTAGTCGCTATGACTTGCTACCGAAAAAATTTGCAGACGCTGCTCTTGCTTACTGGATGACGTGGGAGCCAAGCACAAACACTAAGATGAAAATCATGAAATTGAACTCATTTGACGAAGTGTAG
It includes:
- a CDS encoding ORF6C domain-containing protein, coding for MNEIFNFHGQEVRTLTIDNEPWFVGKDVADILGYSKARNAIALHVDEEDALKQGIPTSGGTQDMLIINESGLYSLILSSKLPQAREFKRWVTSEVLPAIRKQGGFIREDLDEDAFIALFTGQKKLREQQATMLEDIDYLKSEQPIHPSYAQSLLKKRKARVVACLGGIDSPAYADKIFAQSVFRQAEIDFKDHFNISRYDLLPKKFADAALAYWMTWEPSTNTKMKIMKLNSFDEV